Within the Cottoperca gobio unplaced genomic scaffold, fCotGob3.1 fCotGob3_357arrow_ctg1, whole genome shotgun sequence genome, the region aaagagggaaaaagagaaggaTCCTTGAGGTACCCCTCGTTGTTCACAGTGGGTCAATAACGGCTATAAAACGTGTAACTTTGGTGGTAGTTGTTTTATTACATTCACCTGCAGAGCTGCTGACAGTTATAAAGACACTACAGAAGCTTCCAACAGCCTCAACAGTCACAATCATTTATAAAGGCACACACAGCAAGTGGAACTGCACAATACAACCGGtacataaaaatacaatttataatatTACAGCTGCACTTACTACTGCAATTACAGCACAAAATATTACTATATGACATCTACTGTATTTCAGACAGCAAAACTGCACTACTGGCTCCAATGTGGCAATTTAGTCTTTAAACATCATAACACAAACACCTGTGTTCATGCAGAAGGATTTACGCAACTCAGCGTGAGtggaaaaaagaataaataccTGAGTAAAGCAACGCCGTGATGGAATAAGAAAGAGGAACATCAACACAGAAAGACACCTTTACGCCACTCAAAAAGACAGGTACTACTGtatatttaagaaaaagaaCTGCCCACACGGATTAAACTGCAgtgaacacattttctttacttcactttaaacCTTTGCCAGGCACTTACGGTAAATGAAACGGTGAGCGTCGACCTGCACCAACTGTCAACTAATCCTTTACTAAGTTTGAGTCTAAGTTGTAATTAACTATgagttaattgttttaactgTCTTCAAAGACACAACAGTCTGTTAGGTCACTATCTATCGCTGCTGGAGGCGATGGCCGACTTTGCATCTGCAGTATTAATTAGTAACAGGAAGTCTCTGGCGACATTTCTGGGGGAAATTGGCAGCGTTCCATTGTTACCACTGAGGAGAACGAGACAGAGATCTTCGAGATTATTTGActttaaaggaaaacttcaccCTACAATGATCCTTTGGACATCAGTTTCTCTTGTGTTTCCTTGAACTTCTGAACTAAAACTTTTCTCTTCTGCCTCTATGGagaacgaagaatcaaaaaactttCAAACGTCTTGATGAATTAGAGTAAATGgagccgcgtttaacaacagaaaGCTATCTGAAAAGTCAAGGTTTGTGACGGTTCCTGTTGTTTAACCTTCAGTTTATTAAAACTTTTCTACGTTTTGTGATTCTTCACTCTCTGTggagcaggagagaaaaactAGATTTACTTCAAGTATTAAAAGGAAACCATGTGTAattcttttttataaacatttgattaaaaaactTTAAGTTTTATTAAACAGCTAGTTGATCAGAGGTCCGTCTGAGCGGCTTATatgttagcaagctaacgttaacttCGTCAGTTAGTTTAGCTATGCAGCAGTTATAGGGTGAAAATATTTAGTAACAACTAACTTCATCTGCGTCACTCTCTTTGAATTTAAAACTAATGCAGATCAAACTTCTAACACAGGTAAACTCAGAAGTGAAaaaatataaactgtatgtATCACTAAATAATAGACAGTAAACAACCTGCTGGTGACATATTCATAGATTCCCATCAAAGCCAcatcttttttaaacaaatgttaacatatattatatattttctttagcgtttgcatatgtttctgtgtctgttatAATAAAACTGCAGAAAAGGCAAATATTAATAACAGGCATTAGAAAAGACAGGCAGGACGGCGAGCAAGCACCCAGATGTTATCATGTGACATTGTTTACCACAATACAATCAGAAAATGCTGTAAAGACgtaaaaacagtaaaactgtTTTTTCTTACAAGCGTTTTGCAGCATTCAGCCTGTAACATCAATATGATGACAATAAGAGCTTTTCTCAGACGTTGACACACCCGCATGCCACAGATTTAACACTGACCTTGACCTTAACACTGAGAAGTGGCACCAGCGAGGTAACAGCCGGTGCCTCTGATATGTTTAGAGGgacagcacacaaacagaagaaacTACAAGTTGTTCACAACTGCAACGGATAAATCAGACTCCAGAGGACAAACAGCATAGTATCGTAAGTACTGAGAGGTGTGTCCCCTCCCTCACACACTGTTGGGGTTGTAACACAGCATGTTCAGCTGCAGGTTTTCGTCCCAGTGTCTGAGGATGATGAACAGCTGATTGGCGGCAGCCTTGACGGACGCCAAGTCTCGGCCTTCTGGGATTTCCTGCGCGGTCAGCCACATGCTGGCCTTGGCGGCTGCCAGCTCCCACTCGATGAAATGACTGGCAGAGCTGTGCTCCAGCCAGGCGAGGGCCACCGCCGTGGCCCACACCATGCTCTCTGCATCCAGCAGCCTCTTCAGCGATGCCGTTTCCAAGCCCCCTGACCCAGAGCCCCGTCCGCTGTCCGCCTGTGAGAGTAGGGGCTCGCCGGTTGAGCAAGGACTGCCTAATGAGGAAGGATAATGAGGCGGGCTGAGCATGCCCACAGTGAGCTCTGTTTCTGGCTCACACAGGGATCCAAATCCATGATCGGCGCGGCGGCTGCTGCAGTGAGACGGGTGGGCCAGGCTACTGCGGTGGTTGCTGAAGGGGGACGTCCACTTCAGCTTCTCCATGGGCACGTTGATGGCATAACACAGCGCAGCGTCCAGCGGAAACGCACCGCTAGCCAACTGCAGCAACACCTGTGCAGAAAGGAAACAGTTTACAGCGTAAGTTAAGTTTGTTATTTCATTGTGCTTCCAACCTGTTTAAGCAGTGAAGTAGAACTGGAAATACAACGACTCTCAAAGAAAACGTGTAaaagtagtagcagcagcagtgcaacatgggagtttggtgtggtggtgcagcagtggtgcatcatgggagtttggtgtggtggtgcagcagtggtgcatcatgggagttt harbors:
- the LOC115005728 gene encoding von Willebrand factor A domain-containing protein 5B1-like, with amino-acid sequence MTLFSTASGRKYQLYAVHTSKACNILSKHTAFVPVDLDTNEYLQTCIEYMNPGEGLKRGSRSSSRSGSRKTRGYSVGLGRSQSGGVSEDELLHNSGEDGVSPCSTPTSAGWERCSFTEVSQRSPSVTSDQSQKSVESFFSARLALTRTRLLTRAAKGFMCRSHSKSGESGESDTENKDYIPLVLLQLASGAFPLDAALCYAINVPMEKLKWTSPFSNHRSSLAHPSHCSSRRADHGFGSLCEPETELTVGMLSPPHYPSSLGSPCSTGEPLLSQADSGRGSGSGGLETASLKRLLDAESMVWATAVALAWLEHSSASHFIEWELAAAKASMWLTAQEIPEGRDLASVKAAANQLFIILRHWDENLQLNMLCYNPNSV